From the Manis javanica isolate MJ-LG chromosome 11, MJ_LKY, whole genome shotgun sequence genome, one window contains:
- the VWCE gene encoding von Willebrand factor C and EGF domain-containing protein isoform X7, with protein MWAGLLLRAACVALLLPGASTHGYTGRKAPGHFAAERRRLGPHVCLSGFGSGCCPGWAPSMGSGHCTLPLCSFGCGSGVCIAPNVCSCQDGEQGATCPGVVPVLEAHGPCGEYGCDLTCNHGGCQEVARVCPVGFSMTETAVGIRCTGRCVRTVTVPCDVTTPGEMQGARTHRGTDIDECLSSSCEGHCVNTEGGFVCECGPGMQLSADRHSCQDTDECLGTPCQQRCRNSIGSYRCSCRPGFHLHGNRHSCVDVNECRRPLERRVCQHSCHNTVGSFLCTCRPGFRLRADRVSCEAFRKAVLAPSAILQPLQHPPKILLLPEAGRPALYAGHSPPSGAPGPPTGVRTASQPSPTRAPPTSFPAAPKQLPPTLMAAPVPSASLLGTLGPPSQLQEVTPALPRGPAATRLAPGPSACWHLGAMYESGSRWKEPECSQCWCKEREVTCEKVACEAACSHPIPAGGEGCCPSCTGCFHSGIIRAEGDVFSPPNENCTVCVCLAGNVSCISPECPPGPCHTSPKSGCCTCVPVRCYFHGRWYADGAVFSGAGDECTTCICQNGEVECSFMPCPELDCPREEWWLGPGQCCFTCREPAPMTGCSLDDNGVEFPIGQIWSPGDPCELCICQADGSVSCKRTDCVDSCPHPIHVPGQCCPDCSAGCTYIGRIFYNNQTFPSVLDPCLSCICLLGSVACSPVDCPITCTYPFHPDGECCPVCQDCNYEGRKVVNGQVFTLDDEPCTQCTCQLGEVSCETIPCQQTCSDPSMPLGDCCFSCPDEETETQGTYVSYTGHTVPGRATLVACPLAFVAPFHLLSVEAGAGWSSPDSLEEKRGLSARGATVSGKVARSPLRDAESLLSCSSCAGPLAAWPQRPALRLLQLLLQANPSEPSFSASGAQTASRRPSLPATVLAEEASTLPTTIPGPSETSIALVRPHRLSSPTSRLSAALGATASHSPQQPTAGASGREGSTG; from the exons ATGTGGGCCGGACTGCTCCTCCGGGCCGCCTGCGTCGCGCTCCTGCTGCCGGGGGCCTCGACCCACGGCTACACCGGGAGGAAGGCGCCCGGGCACTTCGCTGCCGAGAG ACGCCGGCTGGGCCCCCATGTCTGCCTCTCGGGGTTCGGGAGTGGCTGCTGCCCTGGCTGGGCGCCCTCCATGGGCAGTGGGCACTGCACCCTTC CCCTCTGCTCCTTTGGCTGTGGGAGTGGCGTCTGCATCGCTCCCAACGTCTGCTCATGCCAGGATGGAGAGCAAGGGGCCACCTGCCCAG GTGTGGTGCCTGTTTTAGAAGCCCACGGACCATGTGGAGAGTATGGCTGTGACCTTACCTGTAACCATGGCGGCTGTCAGGAAGTGGCCCGAGTGTGCCCCGTGGGCTTCTCGATGACAGAGACAGCTGTCGGCATCAGGTGCACTG GGAGATGCGTCAGGACAGTAACAGTCCCATGTGATGTGACCACACCTGGTGAAATGCAAGGGGCCAGGACCCACAGAGGGACAG ACATTGATGAATGCTTAAGCTCCTCCTGCGAGGGCCACTGCGTGAACACGGAAGGCgggtttgtgtgtgagtgtgggccGGGCATGCAGCTGTCCGCTGACCGCCACAGCTGCCAAG ACACTGATGAATGCCTTGGAACCCCCTGTCAGCAGAGATGCAGAAACAGCATTGGCAGCTACAGGTGTTCCTGTAGACCTGGCTTCCATCTCCACGGCAACCGGCACTCCTGCGTAG ATGTAAACGAGTGTCGGAGGCCGCTGGAAAGGCGAGTCTGCCAGCATTCCTGCCATAACACCGTGGGCAGCTTCCTGTGCACGTGCCGACCTGGCTTCAGGCTCCGAGCCGACCGAGTGTCCTGTGAAG CTTTCCGGAAGGCTGTGCTGGCGCCATCTGCCATCCTTCAGCCCCTACAACACCCGCCCAAGATACTGCTGCTTCCTGAGGCGGGCCGGCCTGCCCTCTACGCCGGACATAGCCCCCCTTCCGGGGCTCCAGGGCCCCCAACCGGAGTCAGGACTGCCAGCCAGCCCTCTCCCACCCGAGCACCACCCACATCCTTCCCAGCTGCCCCGAAGCAGCTGCCGCCCACCCTGATGGCAGCCCCAGTGCCAAGCGCCTCCCTGTTGGGGACCCTAGGACCTCCCTCACAACTCCAGGAGGTGACACCTGCCTTGCCCAGGGGCCCCGCGGCCACTCGGctggcaccaggcccctctgcctgctggcACCTGGGAGCCATGTATGAGTCAGGAAGCCGCTGGAAAGAGCCTGAGTGTTCCCAGTGCTGGTGCAAG GAGCGGGAGGTGACCTGTGAGAAGGTGGCGTGTGAAGCCGCATGTTCCCACCCCATCCCCGCTGGCGGTGAGGGGTGCTGCCCATCGTGTACAG GCTGTTTTCACAGTGGCATCATCCGAGCTGAAGGGGACGTGTTTTCACCTCCCAATGAGAACTGCACTGTCTGTGTCTGCCTG GCTGGAAATGTGTCCTGCATCTCCCCGGAGTGTCCTCCTGGCCCCTGTCATACCTCCCCGAAGTCGGGCTGCTGTACTTGCGTTCCAG TGAGATGCTATTTCCACGGCCGGTGGTATGCAGACGGGGCTGTGTTCAGCGGGGCTGGTGACGAGTGCACCACATGCATCTGCCAG AATGGGGAGGTGGAATGTTCCTTCATGCCGTGTCCAGAACTGGATTGCCCCCGAGAGGAGTGGTGGCTGGGCCCAGGACAGTGCTGCTTCACCTGCAGGGAGCCCGCGCCCATGACAG GCTGCTCTCTCGATGACAACGGGGTTGAGTTTCCAATCGGACAGATCTGGTCTCCTGGTGATCCCTGTGAGTTATGCATCTGCCAG gcAGATGGCTCAGTGAGCTGCAAGAGGACAGACTGTGTGGACTCCTGCCCTCACCCGATTCATGTCCCTGGACAGTGCTGCCCAGACTGCTCAGCAG GCTGCACCTACATAGGCAGAATCTTCTACAACAACCAGACGTTCCCGTCTGTGCTGGACCCGTGTCTGAGCTGCATCTGCCTG CTGGGCTCAGTGGCCTGCTCACCTGTGGACTGCCCCATCACCTGCACCTACCCTTTCCACCCTGATGGGGAGTGCTGCCCGGTGTGCCAAG ACTGCAACTACGAGGGGAGGAAGGTGGTGAATGGCCAGGTGTTCACCTTGGACGATGAGCCCTGTACCCAGTGCACGTGCCAG ctggGAGAGGTGAGCTGTGAGACCATCCCCTGCCAGCAAACGTGCTCAGACCCCTCCATGCCCCTTGGGGACTGCTGCTTCTCCTGCCCAG atgaggaaactgagacccaaggGACTTACGTATCTTACACAGGCCACACAGTGCCCGGCAGAGCCACTTTGGTGGCCTGCCCCCTTGCATTCGTGGCTCCTTTTCATCTTCTCTCTGTGGAGGCAGGAGCCGGCTGGTCCTCGCCAG ATTCCCTGGAGGAAAAGCGGGGACTGTCCGCTCGTGGAGCCACGGTGTCGGGCAAGGTGGCTCGGAGCCCTCTCAGAGACGCCGAGTCCCTGCTCAGCTGTAGCTCCTGCGCAGGGCCCCTGGCAGCATGGCCTCAGAGGCCGGCCCTCCGTCTCCTCCAGCTTCTCTTACAAGCAAACCCATCTG AGCCCTCTTTCTCAGCCTCCGGGGCCCAGACAGCGTCCAGACGGCCTTCTCTGCCTGCCACTGTCCTGGCTGAAGAAGCTTCAACCCTTCCCACAACAATTCCCGGCCCCTCAGAGACCTCCATCGCTCTCGTCAGACCTCACAgactctcctcccccacctccaggctcTCTGCGGCCCTTGGAGCCACGGCCAGCCACAGCCCGCAGCAGCCCACGGCCGGggcctcagggagggaggggtccaCCGGGTAA
- the VWCE gene encoding von Willebrand factor C and EGF domain-containing protein isoform X1, producing MWAGLLLRAACVALLLPGASTHGYTGRKAPGHFAAERRRLGPHVCLSGFGSGCCPGWAPSMGSGHCTLPLCSFGCGSGVCIAPNVCSCQDGEQGATCPGVVPVLEAHGPCGEYGCDLTCNHGGCQEVARVCPVGFSMTETAVGIRCTGRCVRTVTVPCDVTTPGEMQGARTHRGTDIDECLSSSCEGHCVNTEGGFVCECGPGMQLSADRHSCQDTDECLGTPCQQRCRNSIGSYRCSCRPGFHLHGNRHSCVDVNECRRPLERRVCQHSCHNTVGSFLCTCRPGFRLRADRVSCEAFRKAVLAPSAILQPLQHPPKILLLPEAGRPALYAGHSPPSGAPGPPTGVRTASQPSPTRAPPTSFPAAPKQLPPTLMAAPVPSASLLGTLGPPSQLQEVTPALPRGPAATRLAPGPSACWHLGAMYESGSRWKEPECSQCWCKEREVTCEKVACEAACSHPIPAGGEGCCPSCTGCFHSGIIRAEGDVFSPPNENCTVCVCLAGNVSCISPECPPGPCHTSPKSGCCTCVPVRCYFHGRWYADGAVFSGAGDECTTCICQNGEVECSFMPCPELDCPREEWWLGPGQCCFTCREPAPMTGCSLDDNGVEFPIGQIWSPGDPCELCICQADGSVSCKRTDCVDSCPHPIHVPGQCCPDCSAGCTYIGRIFYNNQTFPSVLDPCLSCICLLGSVACSPVDCPITCTYPFHPDGECCPVCQDCNYEGRKVVNGQVFTLDDEPCTQCTCQLGEVSCETIPCQQTCSDPSMPLGDCCFSCPDEETETQGTYVSYTGHTVPGRATLVACPLAFVAPFHLLSVEAGAGWSSPDSLEEKRGLSARGATVSGKVARSPLRDAESLLSCSSCAGPLAAWPQRPALRLLQLLLQANPSGVRTSSPIPSGTQASPSPTLGLRGVVLGEPGVSQSPWPSAGPWAPAGASTLPPASPGAPGPPPVSPEPSFSASGAQTASRRPSLPATVLAEEASTLPTTIPGPSETSIALVRPHRLSSPTSRLSAALGATASHSPQQPTAGASGREGSTG from the exons ATGTGGGCCGGACTGCTCCTCCGGGCCGCCTGCGTCGCGCTCCTGCTGCCGGGGGCCTCGACCCACGGCTACACCGGGAGGAAGGCGCCCGGGCACTTCGCTGCCGAGAG ACGCCGGCTGGGCCCCCATGTCTGCCTCTCGGGGTTCGGGAGTGGCTGCTGCCCTGGCTGGGCGCCCTCCATGGGCAGTGGGCACTGCACCCTTC CCCTCTGCTCCTTTGGCTGTGGGAGTGGCGTCTGCATCGCTCCCAACGTCTGCTCATGCCAGGATGGAGAGCAAGGGGCCACCTGCCCAG GTGTGGTGCCTGTTTTAGAAGCCCACGGACCATGTGGAGAGTATGGCTGTGACCTTACCTGTAACCATGGCGGCTGTCAGGAAGTGGCCCGAGTGTGCCCCGTGGGCTTCTCGATGACAGAGACAGCTGTCGGCATCAGGTGCACTG GGAGATGCGTCAGGACAGTAACAGTCCCATGTGATGTGACCACACCTGGTGAAATGCAAGGGGCCAGGACCCACAGAGGGACAG ACATTGATGAATGCTTAAGCTCCTCCTGCGAGGGCCACTGCGTGAACACGGAAGGCgggtttgtgtgtgagtgtgggccGGGCATGCAGCTGTCCGCTGACCGCCACAGCTGCCAAG ACACTGATGAATGCCTTGGAACCCCCTGTCAGCAGAGATGCAGAAACAGCATTGGCAGCTACAGGTGTTCCTGTAGACCTGGCTTCCATCTCCACGGCAACCGGCACTCCTGCGTAG ATGTAAACGAGTGTCGGAGGCCGCTGGAAAGGCGAGTCTGCCAGCATTCCTGCCATAACACCGTGGGCAGCTTCCTGTGCACGTGCCGACCTGGCTTCAGGCTCCGAGCCGACCGAGTGTCCTGTGAAG CTTTCCGGAAGGCTGTGCTGGCGCCATCTGCCATCCTTCAGCCCCTACAACACCCGCCCAAGATACTGCTGCTTCCTGAGGCGGGCCGGCCTGCCCTCTACGCCGGACATAGCCCCCCTTCCGGGGCTCCAGGGCCCCCAACCGGAGTCAGGACTGCCAGCCAGCCCTCTCCCACCCGAGCACCACCCACATCCTTCCCAGCTGCCCCGAAGCAGCTGCCGCCCACCCTGATGGCAGCCCCAGTGCCAAGCGCCTCCCTGTTGGGGACCCTAGGACCTCCCTCACAACTCCAGGAGGTGACACCTGCCTTGCCCAGGGGCCCCGCGGCCACTCGGctggcaccaggcccctctgcctgctggcACCTGGGAGCCATGTATGAGTCAGGAAGCCGCTGGAAAGAGCCTGAGTGTTCCCAGTGCTGGTGCAAG GAGCGGGAGGTGACCTGTGAGAAGGTGGCGTGTGAAGCCGCATGTTCCCACCCCATCCCCGCTGGCGGTGAGGGGTGCTGCCCATCGTGTACAG GCTGTTTTCACAGTGGCATCATCCGAGCTGAAGGGGACGTGTTTTCACCTCCCAATGAGAACTGCACTGTCTGTGTCTGCCTG GCTGGAAATGTGTCCTGCATCTCCCCGGAGTGTCCTCCTGGCCCCTGTCATACCTCCCCGAAGTCGGGCTGCTGTACTTGCGTTCCAG TGAGATGCTATTTCCACGGCCGGTGGTATGCAGACGGGGCTGTGTTCAGCGGGGCTGGTGACGAGTGCACCACATGCATCTGCCAG AATGGGGAGGTGGAATGTTCCTTCATGCCGTGTCCAGAACTGGATTGCCCCCGAGAGGAGTGGTGGCTGGGCCCAGGACAGTGCTGCTTCACCTGCAGGGAGCCCGCGCCCATGACAG GCTGCTCTCTCGATGACAACGGGGTTGAGTTTCCAATCGGACAGATCTGGTCTCCTGGTGATCCCTGTGAGTTATGCATCTGCCAG gcAGATGGCTCAGTGAGCTGCAAGAGGACAGACTGTGTGGACTCCTGCCCTCACCCGATTCATGTCCCTGGACAGTGCTGCCCAGACTGCTCAGCAG GCTGCACCTACATAGGCAGAATCTTCTACAACAACCAGACGTTCCCGTCTGTGCTGGACCCGTGTCTGAGCTGCATCTGCCTG CTGGGCTCAGTGGCCTGCTCACCTGTGGACTGCCCCATCACCTGCACCTACCCTTTCCACCCTGATGGGGAGTGCTGCCCGGTGTGCCAAG ACTGCAACTACGAGGGGAGGAAGGTGGTGAATGGCCAGGTGTTCACCTTGGACGATGAGCCCTGTACCCAGTGCACGTGCCAG ctggGAGAGGTGAGCTGTGAGACCATCCCCTGCCAGCAAACGTGCTCAGACCCCTCCATGCCCCTTGGGGACTGCTGCTTCTCCTGCCCAG atgaggaaactgagacccaaggGACTTACGTATCTTACACAGGCCACACAGTGCCCGGCAGAGCCACTTTGGTGGCCTGCCCCCTTGCATTCGTGGCTCCTTTTCATCTTCTCTCTGTGGAGGCAGGAGCCGGCTGGTCCTCGCCAG ATTCCCTGGAGGAAAAGCGGGGACTGTCCGCTCGTGGAGCCACGGTGTCGGGCAAGGTGGCTCGGAGCCCTCTCAGAGACGCCGAGTCCCTGCTCAGCTGTAGCTCCTGCGCAGGGCCCCTGGCAGCATGGCCTCAGAGGCCGGCCCTCCGTCTCCTCCAGCTTCTCTTACAAGCAAACCCATCTGGTGTGCGGACTTCATCCCCAATCCCCTCGGGAACCCAGGCCTCACCCTCACCCACTTTGGGGCTGCGAGGCGTGGTCCTGGGGGAGCCCGGGGTCTCCCAGTCACCTTGGCCCTCAGCAGGGCCTTGGGCCCCTGCAGGAGCCTCCACTCTACCTCCAGCCTCCCCTGGGGCTCCTGGGCCACCTCCCGTTTCCCCAGAGCCCTCTTTCTCAGCCTCCGGGGCCCAGACAGCGTCCAGACGGCCTTCTCTGCCTGCCACTGTCCTGGCTGAAGAAGCTTCAACCCTTCCCACAACAATTCCCGGCCCCTCAGAGACCTCCATCGCTCTCGTCAGACCTCACAgactctcctcccccacctccaggctcTCTGCGGCCCTTGGAGCCACGGCCAGCCACAGCCCGCAGCAGCCCACGGCCGGggcctcagggagggaggggtccaCCGGGTAA
- the VWCE gene encoding von Willebrand factor C and EGF domain-containing protein isoform X6 gives MWAGLLLRAACVALLLPGASTHGYTGRKAPGHFAAERRRLGPHVCLSGFGSGCCPGWAPSMGSGHCTLPLCSFGCGSGVCIAPNVCSCQDGEQGATCPGVVPVLEAHGPCGEYGCDLTCNHGGCQEVARVCPVGFSMTETAVGIRCTGRCVRTVTVPCDVTTPGEMQGARTHRGTDIDECLSSSCEGHCVNTEGGFVCECGPGMQLSADRHSCQDTDECLGTPCQQRCRNSIGSYRCSCRPGFHLHGNRHSCVDVNECRRPLERRVCQHSCHNTVGSFLCTCRPGFRLRADRVSCEAFRKAVLAPSAILQPLQHPPKILLLPEAGRPALYAGHSPPSGAPGPPTGVRTASQPSPTRAPPTSFPAAPKQLPPTLMAAPVPSASLLGTLGPPSQLQEVTPALPRGPAATRLAPGPSACWHLGAMYESGSRWKEPECSQCWCKEREVTCEKVACEAACSHPIPAGGEGCCPSCTGCFHSGIIRAEGDVFSPPNENCTVCVCLAGNVSCISPECPPGPCHTSPKSGCCTCVPVRCYFHGRWYADGAVFSGAGDECTTCICQNGEVECSFMPCPELDCPREEWWLGPGQCCFTCREPAPMTGCSLDDNGVEFPIGQIWSPGDPCELCICQADGSVSCKRTDCVDSCPHPIHVPGQCCPDCSAGCTYIGRIFYNNQTFPSVLDPCLSCICLLGSVACSPVDCPITCTYPFHPDGECCPVCQDCNYEGRKVVNGQVFTLDDEPCTQCTCQLGEVSCETIPCQQTCSDPSMPLGDCCFSCPDSLEEKRGLSARGATVSGKVARSPLRDAESLLSCSSCAGPLAAWPQRPALRLLQLLLQANPSGVRTSSPIPSGTQASPSPTLGLRGVVLGEPGVSQSPWPSAGPWAPAGASTLPPASPGAPGPPPVSPEPSFSASGAQTASRRPSLPATVLAEEASTLPTTIPGPSETSIALVRPHRLSSPTSRLSAALGATASHSPQQPTAGASGREGSTG, from the exons ATGTGGGCCGGACTGCTCCTCCGGGCCGCCTGCGTCGCGCTCCTGCTGCCGGGGGCCTCGACCCACGGCTACACCGGGAGGAAGGCGCCCGGGCACTTCGCTGCCGAGAG ACGCCGGCTGGGCCCCCATGTCTGCCTCTCGGGGTTCGGGAGTGGCTGCTGCCCTGGCTGGGCGCCCTCCATGGGCAGTGGGCACTGCACCCTTC CCCTCTGCTCCTTTGGCTGTGGGAGTGGCGTCTGCATCGCTCCCAACGTCTGCTCATGCCAGGATGGAGAGCAAGGGGCCACCTGCCCAG GTGTGGTGCCTGTTTTAGAAGCCCACGGACCATGTGGAGAGTATGGCTGTGACCTTACCTGTAACCATGGCGGCTGTCAGGAAGTGGCCCGAGTGTGCCCCGTGGGCTTCTCGATGACAGAGACAGCTGTCGGCATCAGGTGCACTG GGAGATGCGTCAGGACAGTAACAGTCCCATGTGATGTGACCACACCTGGTGAAATGCAAGGGGCCAGGACCCACAGAGGGACAG ACATTGATGAATGCTTAAGCTCCTCCTGCGAGGGCCACTGCGTGAACACGGAAGGCgggtttgtgtgtgagtgtgggccGGGCATGCAGCTGTCCGCTGACCGCCACAGCTGCCAAG ACACTGATGAATGCCTTGGAACCCCCTGTCAGCAGAGATGCAGAAACAGCATTGGCAGCTACAGGTGTTCCTGTAGACCTGGCTTCCATCTCCACGGCAACCGGCACTCCTGCGTAG ATGTAAACGAGTGTCGGAGGCCGCTGGAAAGGCGAGTCTGCCAGCATTCCTGCCATAACACCGTGGGCAGCTTCCTGTGCACGTGCCGACCTGGCTTCAGGCTCCGAGCCGACCGAGTGTCCTGTGAAG CTTTCCGGAAGGCTGTGCTGGCGCCATCTGCCATCCTTCAGCCCCTACAACACCCGCCCAAGATACTGCTGCTTCCTGAGGCGGGCCGGCCTGCCCTCTACGCCGGACATAGCCCCCCTTCCGGGGCTCCAGGGCCCCCAACCGGAGTCAGGACTGCCAGCCAGCCCTCTCCCACCCGAGCACCACCCACATCCTTCCCAGCTGCCCCGAAGCAGCTGCCGCCCACCCTGATGGCAGCCCCAGTGCCAAGCGCCTCCCTGTTGGGGACCCTAGGACCTCCCTCACAACTCCAGGAGGTGACACCTGCCTTGCCCAGGGGCCCCGCGGCCACTCGGctggcaccaggcccctctgcctgctggcACCTGGGAGCCATGTATGAGTCAGGAAGCCGCTGGAAAGAGCCTGAGTGTTCCCAGTGCTGGTGCAAG GAGCGGGAGGTGACCTGTGAGAAGGTGGCGTGTGAAGCCGCATGTTCCCACCCCATCCCCGCTGGCGGTGAGGGGTGCTGCCCATCGTGTACAG GCTGTTTTCACAGTGGCATCATCCGAGCTGAAGGGGACGTGTTTTCACCTCCCAATGAGAACTGCACTGTCTGTGTCTGCCTG GCTGGAAATGTGTCCTGCATCTCCCCGGAGTGTCCTCCTGGCCCCTGTCATACCTCCCCGAAGTCGGGCTGCTGTACTTGCGTTCCAG TGAGATGCTATTTCCACGGCCGGTGGTATGCAGACGGGGCTGTGTTCAGCGGGGCTGGTGACGAGTGCACCACATGCATCTGCCAG AATGGGGAGGTGGAATGTTCCTTCATGCCGTGTCCAGAACTGGATTGCCCCCGAGAGGAGTGGTGGCTGGGCCCAGGACAGTGCTGCTTCACCTGCAGGGAGCCCGCGCCCATGACAG GCTGCTCTCTCGATGACAACGGGGTTGAGTTTCCAATCGGACAGATCTGGTCTCCTGGTGATCCCTGTGAGTTATGCATCTGCCAG gcAGATGGCTCAGTGAGCTGCAAGAGGACAGACTGTGTGGACTCCTGCCCTCACCCGATTCATGTCCCTGGACAGTGCTGCCCAGACTGCTCAGCAG GCTGCACCTACATAGGCAGAATCTTCTACAACAACCAGACGTTCCCGTCTGTGCTGGACCCGTGTCTGAGCTGCATCTGCCTG CTGGGCTCAGTGGCCTGCTCACCTGTGGACTGCCCCATCACCTGCACCTACCCTTTCCACCCTGATGGGGAGTGCTGCCCGGTGTGCCAAG ACTGCAACTACGAGGGGAGGAAGGTGGTGAATGGCCAGGTGTTCACCTTGGACGATGAGCCCTGTACCCAGTGCACGTGCCAG ctggGAGAGGTGAGCTGTGAGACCATCCCCTGCCAGCAAACGTGCTCAGACCCCTCCATGCCCCTTGGGGACTGCTGCTTCTCCTGCCCAG ATTCCCTGGAGGAAAAGCGGGGACTGTCCGCTCGTGGAGCCACGGTGTCGGGCAAGGTGGCTCGGAGCCCTCTCAGAGACGCCGAGTCCCTGCTCAGCTGTAGCTCCTGCGCAGGGCCCCTGGCAGCATGGCCTCAGAGGCCGGCCCTCCGTCTCCTCCAGCTTCTCTTACAAGCAAACCCATCTGGTGTGCGGACTTCATCCCCAATCCCCTCGGGAACCCAGGCCTCACCCTCACCCACTTTGGGGCTGCGAGGCGTGGTCCTGGGGGAGCCCGGGGTCTCCCAGTCACCTTGGCCCTCAGCAGGGCCTTGGGCCCCTGCAGGAGCCTCCACTCTACCTCCAGCCTCCCCTGGGGCTCCTGGGCCACCTCCCGTTTCCCCAGAGCCCTCTTTCTCAGCCTCCGGGGCCCAGACAGCGTCCAGACGGCCTTCTCTGCCTGCCACTGTCCTGGCTGAAGAAGCTTCAACCCTTCCCACAACAATTCCCGGCCCCTCAGAGACCTCCATCGCTCTCGTCAGACCTCACAgactctcctcccccacctccaggctcTCTGCGGCCCTTGGAGCCACGGCCAGCCACAGCCCGCAGCAGCCCACGGCCGGggcctcagggagggaggggtccaCCGGGTAA